The sequence below is a genomic window from Andrena cerasifolii isolate SP2316 chromosome 6, iyAndCera1_principal, whole genome shotgun sequence.
CAAATcattcaaatatttgaaaaatacagGTAGAAACCATATTCTTACCTCGTCCTCGTCTACATTAGAACTTTCGGTATTCATATCGTGCAACGCTTGCCACATTTTGTGAGCCGCATGCCTCTTAGCAACTTTCTTACTCTTCCCTTGGCCAACTTCGCGATATTTCAAAATAGAACAAACAATGGTGTACTTTCTTTCGTGCGGCAGACCCTCCTCGTTTTCCATTGAATATTTCGGTGGGGGCCAGTGACGCGACATGCACATCTCCTGCAGTGCGCCAATCGGGTTCGTGATTATTTTCTCTTCTCCGTAACCAGGTAATTCTTGTAGATTCTCGGAACTGCATGAAACCAATCGATTATGTTAATCTTCTATCTAAAACAAGTTGACAAGTAAAGACGCGTATAGCTCTTACTCTGGTATGTTATTTGCAAGCGGAGAGTCTGGAGCGTCGCTATTTAATCTGCACAGCTTATCCAACACGGCTCGTGCAGCGGCGTGCTTTGCCTCTTTTTTGGATTTTCCAGTCCCCATTGCTGAAACAATTGGATCTGCTTCAATCACCAAGTTTTTATCATTTACCACTTAGATTCGACGGAGAATAAATAACTAATCTCTGTAGGTAATGGATGAACGAATGAATAATGTTTATGATATTATGTCTTTCATTTGAAACTATACTTTGCTTAGATTTAACAAACAAACAGGTATACCTGCAGCTTCAAAATATACCTTCAAACTTTCATGGTAAAACGAATTAATAACATTTTATCAAAAttagatacaaaccaacgataTCAGCAACAGTGACACGATAACGAAAAATAGGCTCATGGATAGCACCCTCTACTTGTATTAGTTCATACTTTGGCGTTGTGTCCCTACGAGAAAGCAATTCCTGAAGAATAGAAACTGGCGTTTTGTTGCACAATGATTTCATCTCCAATTGAACAGCCTCGTTTATTGGAAGTTTTTCCACCATCAAATTGTGCAGCGATAATCGAACTCTGCTGCGCCTGTTAACATTATTCGAGTGGTTTGGAACCCCACTTACATTGGCCATCATATTAGGCCCAACCTGCTGCGGttgatgcatttcttccatGTTTGTAATCTACAGATAAAAATGGACTATATCatcttttgaaaattatatatctaTAATACGCCACAACTTATACACAGCCATTAAAGCTACGTATAGCTTCTGGATactaattaaacaattaagaaAGTTCTCGAAATCAAAATAAAAGTAACAGAAGcgtgaaatattcaaaaatgtGTTCCTATCGtttcttttaatgaaaattaaactgtattttaaaccTTGGCTGAATCCAACACTTtgatcagtttaaaaaaaatacgttcATCGGTGAAAATTTTATCTAATTCGCCAAGTGACAGTTTACACTGCtaaaatgcaatttaattataTCATCTCTGcgagtaaataaaaattccgaTGATTTGACAAACCGTGCTGTTAATTAGTATACATCTCATCGATTCGTCGTTCACGAGACACTCGTGACCAACGGAAAGTAAAATAATAAAGTGTTCGGCCGACGCGTGAAATCATAATCCGATAAGAATAACAGTAAAGCTACAGCGTTATCGTAGTCAACCGGTTATCGACGAATACAACATCTATGCAGTATAAAGGCGGTAGGAAAACCGGCTGGCGGCCATGATTGTTATAAAATTCATTGATTAATTCTAGTATGTGGAGCATAGAAAATACAGGAGCGAAATGTAAAGGTTAAGTTTCATTGTGATTCAGGGGAGAACAGTGCCAGCGATGGCTCTAATCATTGACAGGGCTCTATTTAAAACGACGACAAAGAAGCGCAACAGACCGACCGGTCACTGTATCGTCCGCTGTATGAAATCAAAAAACAAGTCACCACCTTTACTCACAATTTTCAAACGTTCAATGTGAAATAACCTGGCTCCTTAAACAGGCCAATTCCTATGCGAAAAGCGAATCCCGCTTTTTGTGACCGATCCAAGTTTCACAAAAAGCTTGATCCGTTTGACGACAGAAAAATGGTTCGCTGGCTACCGGAGAATCTTCCTCGTTTCTGGCTCTGCCGCAGTATGCGATGTGAGCAGCTTTTCGCGACGCAGAAGCACGCGCATCCTTCTGCGCAGGTGCATCACTGGCGGTTTAATAGAAACAGACGCCCGTTCTATCGCATctgaaatataaattaatatttccatgtACAACGCTCGAATACTACCCTACAATTCACTTAGCTTTATTACTAACGCCGATATTTTAAACACTTAACGTGTTTCGACCGGATGCAAGGTTCTCTAATGTTGCCATTTTCGATAATCTCTTAAACACTTGGACGTTTCGAAGCAGAATGAATTTGAATTTAATGCCCTTAATGGTATAAATTTATGTCGAGACAGAATGTATTCGTTGCTTTTCGTGCTGTATTGTATCGAGCATAtacgtaaataataatatattcatTAAGTAAATTTCACGAATAAGTTGTAATGGAAGAAACATCGAAACTACAGTGACGTGTGACGATTCACGAGATTGTTTTACATCGAAATTAGCGCCATTCGACAGACCGTcgccattttgaattttaacAGTCCGTCTCTTGGCAACACCGGATGTTGGTGTATTTCGCATTTGTATACCACCTGGAATCATTTCCGGTTGTTACCCGCTGAAACGGCCCAAAGATTGTACGCCATTATCGTACGCTGACGCTGCGGTGCATTATCCCAAACGTTTTTGCCGATTTTCGCTACCTTTCATCGCATTTATTCACAGCAGAAGTACGACGATGAGTGACATTGAGGTAATTTCTACGcctttatttaaaaatgcagCCTTTCGTGCAATTTTGTGCGCGTTACATTTGTAGCGACATGCGGCTGACCACAGCCATTATCGATCCATCAACGTTCGGCTGTATTTTACGCGTGTTGTGATTTTAAtgattttctatcattattcgGTATCCAATAATTTGCGGAATTTAGTTAAAGATGCATTCCTAATTTCTCCATTTTCAAAGATATATTAATGACCGCGAATCTAGTACCTTCATCATTGATTGCAAGGTTAAGCTTGCGAGTAAATTTTAGATATACGTATTTGCACACTGGTAGAGTGCATTAATACgtgttcttttttttgtatttgtatttttttgttttcctgttaaacaggagggcgtttcaaagcctatcgctttatattgcccaacaaACTATAGTATGCGTGTTCTTTTTGCTCGCTCTTGTTGAAAATTAACCTTGTTGTGAATTGTAAAGAATCGAGAGGAATAGCCGGGGAATATCAGCTTACAATAAAATTAAGATAGCTCTGCATAAATGCTCAATTGTTCCACTTTCAGCGAAGCGGTAGTCGTAGCGCGAGTCCCAGAAGACCCAGAACAGCGGATGGAGGCTTGAGAGACTCGCGTTCACACTCAAGATCACGCAAATCACGAGAACGTAAAGAAACCCATAGACCAGTAAAAGAATATTCAAGATCACGAAGCCGTTCAGTGTCCAGAGGAAGAAAGTCATATCGGAGCAGCAAGTATGCCAGTGCAGGTCATCGTGGTAGTAGTCGCAGTCGTAGTCGTTCTCCTTACAGGGGTGGGAGGTATTCACGAAGCAGATCTCGCTCATATTCTCGTTCCCGTTATTCTCGCGAACGTGACAGGAACATCTATCGTTCACACTCACGCAGTCCCATGTCATCTAGACGACGTCATGTTGGTAACAGGGACAACCCTTGCCCCTCCCGGTGCTTAGGTGTATTTGGACTTTCTATTTTCACAACCGAACAACAAATCCACCACATCTTCTCCAAATACGGACCTGTCGAGCGTGTGCAAGTTGTAATCGACGCAAaggtatttaaatgtttacaTATATTGTACTTCGATGTTATTTTGTCTAAATTCTGCGAGTCTTTTTAGCGAAAGACGCGGCAATGTTGACTTATTATTTGATAAAGTTACCCCTAAATTGTCGTAAGACGGGGAATAAAAAAGTGCCAGAGATTTAGAACGGTTCATGCATTAAGTTTAAATGACTCGTTAAAGGCCTCTGGTCACATGTCTTCCATTTTATGAATACAGAGAAGAAAGGAATATCTATTGTAATTATGCTACgtgttaatatatattttagcgTATAATTCGTGTTTCAGACTGGGCGATCCAGAGGATTCTGCTTTGTATATTTTGAATCGTCTGAGGATGCCAAGGTAGCGAAAGAACAGTGCACAGGAATGGAAATTGACGGTCGGCGAATAAGGGTAGACTTTTCTATTACACAGCGAGCTCACACACCCACTCCTGGAATTTACATGGGAAAACCCACACACCTACACGACAGAGGCTGGGATGGCCCCAGGCGTAGAGAGTAGGTTCATTTTTGTTCCTCTGTATTTTCCGCGGCGTGGTAGTTTGTTACTTACTGAATAAACACCACGCTTAACTGTATTTCGTTTTCGAATAATAGTAGTTACAGGGGGAGCTATCGACGTTCACCAAGTCCCTACTACAGTCGCCGGCGTTCACGCTATGACAGATCTAGATCACGCTCTTATTCGCCACGTAAGTGTGCTTTCCATTCTGTTACACCACGTAATATAAGCAGTCTACATGGATATGTGTCTCCTTTGAAGTAATATTACAGTTATATTACGCAGCATATATTGAACTTAAATTTCCACATATAGagcaatacaaaaaaaaactcattgaTTTGATATTGTATAATTCGCCGAGACTCATCTTTTTAAGGTTTAAAAACACAATATCAAGTACATTATTTTATGTAACAATACACCTCCAACGCGGAACATTCTTGCGATGTTTCGCCAGAGTTATGCGAGGTTGAATATCCTTAAGTAGAACCTCGGAGACTTGTAATGAAcctaaaatatgtttattaaaaaagtaatgCCATAAGATAATATTCTATAGGAACATTGTACtaatttatcatttttcatgcatcataaaaatataaacttaTAAAAAACGATAAGGGTAATGAGAATGATTAAGTGTACACAAAATGGAGAACTGGAAACATTAAATGCATACGCCTGCGTATGTATGTAGTATGCACATATATGCACAGATGACACACAAAATGGTATTCTTTGTAAATTCGAGTTACAATGATTTTTCGTAGCGTTTGAAACGGAGATTCTTAATTTGGATTCATATTTTCGTAGACCGCTTATATTTAGTTCAGACAAGATGTTTTTAAGTACAAATAAGTAGTTAAAATTAGCAAGAATGGAAGACGGGAGCATCAAGGAATGCATCCAATAAATCGTACGGTAGTAACTAAGTGTAGCCCATAACCTGGGTCAAACAATCATAGTTTTTGTTGCTTAATGAATTTCAGGTCGGTATTAAGTGACACGAGTGTGATGCGAGAGGCCAGGTGTTTGGGAGACCATTTGTGTGACTTGACCCTTTGACCTCAAATTTCTTCTAACAATACTGTACCGGgtcaaaaaaaaatgcaaacgcTACATTCTCACTACTATTCTTACCTTACCTAATTCTGCATCATCATGCAATTAATATACGGCATTTAAATTACGATATTGTACAATATCAATTAATGAGATAGCTTGCTAATGCAAAGGAGTGTAGCATATTCTTTGCATGAAACAGTAAGGTTAGAATGGGCACGGAAAACCTTATTTTCATAACGTTTCTATCGCTTCctaacaattctttttttttattattatgaaGATAAGGTTTGCGTAATTGTATCGATATGATGATAATGTGAAGGTTGGAATATAATTGAGGTTTCTAATTTCCTTTGATAATTTTAATTGCTTTGCTTATAAGTTGTATTCCAGCCATTTGGACATTGAATATCACACTGGCAAAAATGTGGTATTGCATCTGGAAAAAATGTGGTATTCTTAAATGTTTATATTTACAAAAGTAAAGAGAaagaatgaaataatagaaaagtAAACGAAACACATTACACACAGAAAAGAAAacgaaacaaaacaaaaaaaaaataaaatttaaaaaaaaagatagaagTAAGTTCTCTAacctgtttgtttgtttataagGTTTTGAATCAAGAGGTATTGGATGATAGAGGGAAGTTTGAAGTTTCACTCATGAAAaaatgaaagttttgaaaagtcGAAGACAAGATATCTGAAGATGTTTGTCTTGCTCGAATTTTGAAGATCTGAAGGTTTTTCGCGCTTGTGACAAAGAATATGATCCGAATCGCATTCACTTTCCGGCTGAGAAGTCTCAAGCCTAGAAGAACCGCAAGCACTCTGTAAAAAGCAAGCCTCAAGACAGTAAGAAATCGTTGATCGTCAGGCCCCCGACCTGGACAAGCCAGTGGGGTTGGGGGTGAAACTGGCCGAACGTGTTTCAGAAAATGTTCAAGAAGCATCGAAAATCTTTTCTAAGTAGGGAAGAGAGAGCGTAAGGTGCTCCAAGGTTTATACTGATCATATTCTTTATCAGTTGGTTTGGTTACATGGTATATCCGTAATTAggtgtttataaaataaataaacgtataTACCGTCGCCCCTCCCCATTTCCCTCCACCATCCTAACACCTCCTATTTCCTTAAGGGTGATGTCCTATTGTTTTCATTTTATATAGGAATAAGCAGCGGATTCATATTGAAACGGCTAATAAACagtgttttttaatataaatgacTAATTATCTAGCACTTATTTATACGGACTTTGTTAAATATGgaacaatgaaattttaattttggaacGGCGCACCAGAGTAACTCCTTTAGCGTGATAGACTTTTCTACGTATTCGCTGCCAGCGGGTAAAATACAATATGCTGTCTAATCGTATAATTTCGAATTGTAAAGATATGACATAATATGAACATTGTACTTTATTATGCAATTTAGATTAAACGGTATAATGATTGCTCTATTCGTTTGTTTCCGGCGTGAGGTTCTAAGCCTTTCAGAGAGTCATCATAGTTCATTACACAATTACGTTAATCAACGGAACCGTCATTTATCTCTTTAAGCGACGTCACGATTCTCAAGACAACTTCCCATGTAACAGTCTTCATGAAAATAAACCCAATATGCAAACATTAGTATAACATTAAAGCGCCCTCATAGAGACGTAGAATTATTATTGTGTTTCGGAAACACTCAACGATACGTCCAGGTGCGACTAGGATAAGTAGGATAGCAAGACATGGAACACTTTGGTATTTGTTTGCTGTTGAAACTCTATTTAATTGGTATAATAACAGTGAATTGCAATGCTGCGGTAGCTAAAGAACCGTACCAGAATCTTGCGCAAGGATTGTATAACGCAAGTGATAGTGTAATTATCCTAAACGTTACTAATTTTAAGCAATCTGTTTACGGGGACACCAAAGGATGGTTAGttgaattttataatagttGGTGCGGCTTTTGTTTTCGATTTGCACCGCTATGGAAAACTTTTGCTAGTGACATTTATGGTATGTACCTTATTTATTTCAAAGCACAAGATTGTTAAAAGTACAATGACAAAGATTAGAGAAATTTCACTACGGCACATGAGTGGGTCATTCGTACTTTAATTGATAGACTCCATTCTCTTTTACTCTCATCAGATTCATTTGCAAACAGTTTGTGCACGAAATACTTGTACTACTAAAGTATACGTTACTCACAAGATCAAACGTGGCACAGATCAtttatcatgatttttttttttagcatggAAAGATATCGTAGTGGTCGCCGCGATAGATTGCGCGGATGATGATAATAATCCAATCTGTCGTGATCACGAGATTATGCAGTATCCGatgcttgtatatttttctataaatgcGCATCCATCGTCGTTAGGATTATTGATGGAGAAACGTGACAGTGTAAATGAGCTTAGACATAGTTTGATCAAGGTGTTAGAGAATGAGCAACAAGAAGGACGTGGTACTTCATGGCCTAATATTACACCGTACAGGTATAtcggtatttaaaattttctccaatgtatgtacatacttttCCGAATATATTAACTCcttatttaatattatagaaattatgaaGCAACAAATATCTGGAAAGCTGTACCGAACACAGTGAAATACTTCTTTCTATTGTTTGAAAAGACTGACTCGCACTTGGGCGCTGAAGTTATATTAGATACGCACAAAATAACAACATTACAGATAAGACGAGTAACATCGGACAACGAATTGTTATGCGAAACAAACAAAATCACCAATTTTCCAAGTTTGATAGTCTTCGGCCGTAACGAAACGCAAAAGTCTCTGAAAATCAGAGTACCTACAAGAGATGGCGCTTATAACGCCATCAGAGGATACATGATTTCAAAGGGAGAGAAGATAGATGAGCAAAGCCCTAAGAGTCATTTCGTTGAAGCGGGAGATCATAAATCGAGCACCGGTAGTTCAAAACCCTCGCAAGAAGCGGAAAGACCAGAAGGTACCGCTGTAAGTGGCGACTATCTGTATCAACTTGATTTGGAGAATACTTTAAGATATTCCATGACTCACGAAATTTCGCTGCATAAGGTAATAAAGGACAAGAAGATGGACGCATTAAAGAAATACTTGAATGTACTAGCTGAATATTTCCCTCTAAGACCCAATAACATATTCTTAGAAACTATCCGCGACGTTGTGAAGAGACGAGACAATATATCGGGGGAAGAATTTATTCAAATAGTGAAATCTACGGAAGAGGAAATGTCGCCGGTATATTCCGGGCCCTCGCAGTGGGTTGGATGCAAGGGAAGCGAAGAGGGATATCGCGGATATCCTTGTGGTCTTTGGACAATGTTTCACATGCTGACCGTCAACTATGCTCTTGAAAATAAGAATGCCGAACAGGAGCCACGGAAAATATTGGAAACGATGTACGGATACGTACAGCATTTCTTTGGGTGCGCTGATTGCGCCCAACATTTTATACAAATGGCTGCGAAGAATAAACTGTTCGATGTATCTAGTGCCAATGACAGTATCCTATGGTTGTGGTCTGCTCATAATGAAGTAAATAGAAGATTATCGGGAGACTCTACGGAAGATCCGAAACATAAGAAAGTTCAATATCCAACAGCGGAACATTGCCCGAGTTGCAGACACGGGAATGGTACTTGGTACGAGGAAAATATTTCGCAGTATCTCAAAACGAAGTACAGTTATaaaagtataaattattatggcTCAAATGACAAGCGTAAGGACAATggtaataaaatgaaaataaggCAGGAGAGACTAGTGTCAAATAAATACGCGAGTAGTAAAAAGATAGGATgggattttacaatttttgacatAAGTATTTGCGTTGTGCTGTATGTTACGTCTGCCGTCATACTGATATTAGTCTGCATAAAATTTGCAGTCAAAAGAACGTACAGAAAAAGAACTTACGTCAGCTTACTTGGCAAAGTATgattcttatttttattaaacgaaATTGGTGGAACTTAGAACGGAAATACGTTTAAGAGAAATTAATAAGAATGTCATGGGGCAGCAGCTATGTTTATATATTGTAAATACTCTGTTACTTTTACGTTACAACATTGTcttttttataagaatttaCTATTCGAGAGTATggagtttttattgttttttttttaatgctgtGAACTAAAATTATTATGCATAAGTTATTGTAGTTTGTATTTAGGTATACTCGTTTCCTACAaacatttatatattaaaatttagcgTAGTAAAGTGAAGAACATGCCACAGGTCACAATTATTTaagtttaatatataaaatttcatGACATCGTTTCTGTCGCAGAACAAGCGTttttacagtttattatttACTCGCAAATATAAAGTTTCAAAGTTTTGTACAGATATGGTACATTTGAAGTTATTGTGTTCAGTAAAAAGTATATGATAAGAGATATTTAATTTGATCGAGTAACGCTGAGAAAAGGAGTATAATTTTGAACTAGTCTCATCGATGTACAGTTATACTATATCGTGCGTTTAAATAGTTCTGAACTTATGTAGAAATGGCAATCCTCACACAAATGTTTTCGGACATTTATGTGTAAATATTGAAATCAAATTCTTCCACTATTGTGCTAAAAACATATCTATTGTAATATTCATTCACATTCATATAAATTGTTCAATAAAGGTAAGAAATAAATGCAGATTATTCAGTGCATACATATTCAAATCTACATTTCTGTAAATATTAGTAAATTctaattatgaaaaattgtatcaaTTTCTGCCAACAATATACGTTTCAATGTACAATGTCAATTGAATCACATATGCTTTGTAGTACATACAATAAACATTGACAAGTTTAacaatctatatatatataatttataaaatttatacaattttgccaCTCCATTTTATACTTTTGTATCGAAAATGCATTTATATCTGTTAcgtttgcatatatttttataaaaaattacacaatAATTAGTGTAAGTAATCATTTGCTCTTAGAATTTGAGTATTGCCACGAGCTTAACGTGTCCCATATTACACCGTTATGCGGCAATTGAGATGTTGTATAAGGAAGTAACCACGTAAGATACCATCGTTCACCTA
It includes:
- the Tra2 gene encoding transformer 2 isoform X9, whose product is MSDIERSGSRSASPRRPRTADGGLRDSRSHSRSRKSRERKETHRPVKEYSRSRSRSVSRGRKSYRSSKYASAGHRGSSRSRSRSPYRGGRYSRSRSRSYSRSRYSRERDRNIYRSHSRSPMSSRRRHVGNRDNPCPSRCLGVFGLSIFTTEQQIHHIFSKYGPVERVQVVIDAKTGRSRGFCFVYFESSEDAKVAKEQCTGMEIDGRRIRVDFSITQRAHTPTPGIYMGKPTHLHDRGWDGPRRREGSYRRSPSPYYSRRRSRYDRSRSRSYSPRRY
- the Tra2 gene encoding transformer 2 isoform X10; this translates as MSDIERSGSRSASPRRPRTADGGLRDSRSHSRSRKSRERKETHRPVKEYSRSRSRSVSRGRKSYRSSKYASAGHRGSSRSRSRSPYRGGRRRHVGNRDNPCPSRCLGVFGLSIFTTEQQIHHIFSKYGPVERVQVVIDAKTGRSRGFCFVYFESSEDAKVAKEQCTGMEIDGRRIRVDFSITQRAHTPTPGIYMGKPTHLHDRGWDGPRRRDSYRGSYRRSPSPYYSRRRSRYDRSRSRSYSPRKCAFHSVTPRNISSLHGYVSPLK
- the Tra2 gene encoding transformer 2 isoform X6, which gives rise to MSDIERSGSRSASPRRPRTADGGLRDSRSHSRSRKSRERKETHRPVKEYSRSRSRSVSRGRKSYRSSKYASAGHRGSSRSRSRSPYRGGRYSRSRSRSYSRSRYSRERDRNIYRSHSRSPMSSRRRHVGNRDNPCPSRCLGVFGLSIFTTEQQIHHIFSKYGPVERVQVVIDAKTGRSRGFCFVYFESSEDAKVAKEQCTGMEIDGRRIRVDFSITQRAHTPTPGIYMGKPTHLHDRGWDGPRRREGSYRRSPSPYYSRRRSRYDRSRSRSYSPRFESRGIG
- the Tra2 gene encoding transformer 2 isoform X1; the protein is MSDIERSGSRSASPRRPRTADGGLRDSRSHSRSRKSRERKETHRPVKEYSRSRSRSVSRGRKSYRSSKYASAGHRGSSRSRSRSPYRGGRYSRSRSRSYSRSRYSRERDRNIYRSHSRSPMSSRRRHVGNRDNPCPSRCLGVFGLSIFTTEQQIHHIFSKYGPVERVQVVIDAKTGRSRGFCFVYFESSEDAKVAKEQCTGMEIDGRRIRVDFSITQRAHTPTPGIYMGKPTHLHDRGWDGPRRRDSYRGSYRRSPSPYYSRRRSRYDRSRSRSYSPRKCAFHSVTPRNISSLHGYVSPLK
- the Tra2 gene encoding transformer 2 isoform X2, whose protein sequence is MSDIERSGSRSASPRRPRTADGGLRDSRSHSRSRKSRERKETHRPVKEYSRSRSRSVSRGRKSYRSSKYASAGHRGSSRSRSRSPYRGGRYSRSRSRSYSRSRYSRERDRNIYRSHSRSPMSSRRRHVGNRDNPCPSRCLGVFGLSIFTTEQQIHHIFSKYGPVERVQVVIDAKTGRSRGFCFVYFESSEDAKVAKEQCTGMEIDGRRIRVDFSITQRAHTPTPGIYMGKPTHLHDRGWDGPRRRDYRGSYRRSPSPYYSRRRSRYDRSRSRSYSPRKCAFHSVTPRNISSLHGYVSPLK
- the Tra2 gene encoding transformer 2 isoform X3, yielding MSDIERSGSRSASPRRPRTADGGLRDSRSHSRSRKSRERKETHRPVKEYSRSRSRSVSRGRKSYRSSKYASAGHRGSSRSRSRSPYRGGRYSRSRSRSYSRSRYSRERDRNIYRSHSRSPMSSRRRHVGNRDNPCPSRCLGVFGLSIFTTEQQIHHIFSKYGPVERVQVVIDAKTGRSRGFCFVYFESSEDAKVAKEQCTGMEIDGRRIRVDFSITQRAHTPTPGIYMGKPTHLHDRGWDGPRRREGSYRRSPSPYYSRRRSRYDRSRSRSYSPRKCAFHSVTPRNISSLHGYVSPLK
- the Tra2 gene encoding transformer 2 isoform X5, with amino-acid sequence MSDIERSGSRSASPRRPRTADGGLRDSRSHSRSRKSRERKETHRPVKEYSRSRSRSVSRGRKSYRSSKYASAGHRGSSRSRSRSPYRGGRYSRSRSRSYSRSRYSRERDRNIYRSHSRSPMSSRRRHVGNRDNPCPSRCLGVFGLSIFTTEQQIHHIFSKYGPVERVQVVIDAKTGRSRGFCFVYFESSEDAKVAKEQCTGMEIDGRRIRVDFSITQRAHTPTPGIYMGKPTHLHDRGWDGPRRRDYRGSYRRSPSPYYSRRRSRYDRSRSRSYSPRFESRGIG
- the Tra2 gene encoding transformer 2 isoform X4, whose amino-acid sequence is MSDIERSGSRSASPRRPRTADGGLRDSRSHSRSRKSRERKETHRPVKEYSRSRSRSVSRGRKSYRSSKYASAGHRGSSRSRSRSPYRGGRYSRSRSRSYSRSRYSRERDRNIYRSHSRSPMSSRRRHVGNRDNPCPSRCLGVFGLSIFTTEQQIHHIFSKYGPVERVQVVIDAKTGRSRGFCFVYFESSEDAKVAKEQCTGMEIDGRRIRVDFSITQRAHTPTPGIYMGKPTHLHDRGWDGPRRRDSYRGSYRRSPSPYYSRRRSRYDRSRSRSYSPRFESRGIG
- the Tra2 gene encoding transformer 2 isoform X7; its protein translation is MSDIERSGSRSASPRRPRTADGGLRDSRSHSRSRKSRERKETHRPVKEYSRSRSRSVSRGRKSYRSSKYASAGHRGSSRSRSRSPYRGGRYSRSRSRSYSRSRYSRERDRNIYRSHSRSPMSSRRRHVGNRDNPCPSRCLGVFGLSIFTTEQQIHHIFSKYGPVERVQVVIDAKTGRSRGFCFVYFESSEDAKVAKEQCTGMEIDGRRIRVDFSITQRAHTPTPGIYMGKPTHLHDRGWDGPRRRDSYRGSYRRSPSPYYSRRRSRYDRSRSRSYSPRRY
- the Tra2 gene encoding transformer 2 isoform X8, whose protein sequence is MSDIERSGSRSASPRRPRTADGGLRDSRSHSRSRKSRERKETHRPVKEYSRSRSRSVSRGRKSYRSSKYASAGHRGSSRSRSRSPYRGGRYSRSRSRSYSRSRYSRERDRNIYRSHSRSPMSSRRRHVGNRDNPCPSRCLGVFGLSIFTTEQQIHHIFSKYGPVERVQVVIDAKTGRSRGFCFVYFESSEDAKVAKEQCTGMEIDGRRIRVDFSITQRAHTPTPGIYMGKPTHLHDRGWDGPRRRDYRGSYRRSPSPYYSRRRSRYDRSRSRSYSPRRY
- the Tra2 gene encoding transformer 2 isoform X11 produces the protein MSDIERSGSRSASPRRPRTADGGLRDSRSHSRSRKSRERKETHRPVKEYSRSRSRSVSRGRKSYRSSKNIYRSHSRSPMSSRRRHVGNRDNPCPSRCLGVFGLSIFTTEQQIHHIFSKYGPVERVQVVIDAKTGRSRGFCFVYFESSEDAKVAKEQCTGMEIDGRRIRVDFSITQRAHTPTPGIYMGKPTHLHDRGWDGPRRRDSYRGSYRRSPSPYYSRRRSRYDRSRSRSYSPRKCAFHSVTPRNISSLHGYVSPLK
- the LOC143370266 gene encoding sulfhydryl oxidase 1, producing MEHFGICLLLKLYLIGIITVNCNAAVAKEPYQNLAQGLYNASDSVIILNVTNFKQSVYGDTKGWLVEFYNSWCGFCFRFAPLWKTFASDIYAWKDIVVVAAIDCADDDNNPICRDHEIMQYPMLVYFSINAHPSSLGLLMEKRDSVNELRHSLIKVLENEQQEGRGTSWPNITPYRNYEATNIWKAVPNTVKYFFLLFEKTDSHLGAEVILDTHKITTLQIRRVTSDNELLCETNKITNFPSLIVFGRNETQKSLKIRVPTRDGAYNAIRGYMISKGEKIDEQSPKSHFVEAGDHKSSTGSSKPSQEAERPEGTAVSGDYLYQLDLENTLRYSMTHEISLHKVIKDKKMDALKKYLNVLAEYFPLRPNNIFLETIRDVVKRRDNISGEEFIQIVKSTEEEMSPVYSGPSQWVGCKGSEEGYRGYPCGLWTMFHMLTVNYALENKNAEQEPRKILETMYGYVQHFFGCADCAQHFIQMAAKNKLFDVSSANDSILWLWSAHNEVNRRLSGDSTEDPKHKKVQYPTAEHCPSCRHGNGTWYEENISQYLKTKYSYKSINYYGSNDKRKDNGNKMKIRQERLVSNKYASSKKIGWDFTIFDISICVVLYVTSAVILILVCIKFAVKRTYRKRTYVSLLGKV